The sequence ATGTTTTTGtaatcctatgtcgtgcctctagtgtctattttatgttttattttaacctaagccttttattgtggttatagcTAAGAATACTCGATGAAAAGCCACAAGAAGTGCCGAGGAAGGGGATTTCAAATGTGTGGTCTCATGAAACCAAGCTCCTCGGCAACACAATCAAGTCCCTCCACTTGAACAAGTTtctatgggtgatcaagttccggTTGCTCCTCCACCGATGaccaatggagagataagggtAACTTTTCTCAAATTGGCGTAAGCCATGACTTCACAAGCTAATGTTGTCACTTCTCAAGTCCAAGCCATGATGACTCAAATGAATCGGGAAGTTGGACCCCGTGTTCCTCATCATGCTACCACTTTGGCATCTcatttgagagactttactatGATGAACTGTCGTATGTTCTTTTGGTAGAAAACGGATGAAGACCCTGAAGATGTTGTGGATGAGGTTTATAAGTTCCTATATGATATGGGGTGACTGTGGGTGCAAAGTCTGAGTTGGTCGTCTATCTATTCAAAGATGTGGAAAAAACTAGGTACACTGAATGGAGGGATAATATGGTGCTAAGaggtggtccggtgacttggaAGATCTTCAAGAGAgcctttcttgataggttctttcgtTAAGAGttgagggaagctaaggtggaagaattctTCAActttcgtcaaggaggtatgagtgtacttgactaatccttaaattttacaaaattttctatgtatgttccatccttggtgtctaacccaagggatgagatgagtcattttcaAACGGGAGTGTCCGATGACTTAGTGGACGAATGTCCTTCGGCTATgattcatgaaaatattaatatttcacaTCTAATGGTTCATTCATAACAAGTGGAAGAAAGTAGACTATGGAGGAAGAATAGAGAGGATCGAAAAGCTAGGTCTTTTGAAAGTTGTTCATCAAAGGAAAGGTTTGAAATTTAAGATATGCCTAGATTTATGAAGAGGTTCTCCAGTTAAGTCTTTTCCAAATTTCCCAAAGCTCGTGATGATAGgatgtctaaccctaagtcttaaaatgGAAGAGGTACAATTTCACAAAGCAAGAAGTCTACATGTGGgaagtgtggcaagaaacacATGGGTGAATGCCTAGTTAGAATGCACAATTGCTTCGAATGTGGTAAAAATGATCACAAGGTTAAATATTTCCCTAATGTGAAGGGGCAAGAGAAAGGGAGTGGGAAAGGGAGTGGTTATTATGTTGATGCTCCAAGAAACAATCACTTTAATGATCTCCgttctaggggtgaacaagataattctcccgatgtggtgaacGGTATGTTAAAAGTCAAAtctttaaatgtatattatgtaCTTTAACTAGGTTCTACCTTATCATTTGTTACCCCTTTGGTACCTAGaaagttttgtatttttccCGATATCTTAAAAgaaccttttatggtgactACCCCGGTAGGTGAGTCAGTGGTTGCAAAAAAAGTATATAGAAACTGTCCTATAATGTTGTCCAATAGAGTTCCCCGTGTTTAGATACCATTTCGGATTCTTTTCTATACATGTCTATGTCAGCAGCAATCAACAATTTAATAGTCTCCAAACAGTTATTTATTGCAGAGGTAGATTCacatgtttttatattaaaacttttaaacaaattaaaattaccTATTTGATAAATCTTATTAATCTGTTCTTTAGGAATGAAGCAATTTTGCAAACGCATATCTTGTTTAGATATAGAACAATTAACAGAGTTACCAATATTGTTGCTATTCATGAGAACAAGCAGTTGTCTTTAGGAATTAAAGAACGTCAAGGGTAAGCTAAGCAATAAGGATAATTTTAACAAAGATTATCAAACTAATGAAAAATTAACTATGATTCTCGTAAAtctaaagaaattaaagtagtGATTATCTAGAGAATATAACGGTTAACAATGATTTAGCAATTAAATTGGCCTTGGAAGTTACTCAACTTATATCACGCATGTTGGATATTACAAATCTTTGGTAAGTCATATTGTAGGACGGATTACCAAAAGATCGATTGCCTGCCCCCATGGGTCTTACTGGACTTAAAATGATTTAGTTTCAGGCTAACCAAGTCCTTAAGCCGGAGATTAATCGGCATACTCAGACTTATGCAGACACAAAACCTCAACATGATACAAGGAAGCCATGGCCTTTAACTTGCTTTAATCGAAGTTAACTAATATATTATACAAGATAATAACCGAGATAAATTCTTAAGATTACTATAagaatcaaatataataaatcataagcTGGATAATTACTAagttaagattattttattatcttaataaTCACATGATTTATAACAGCCTAGACAACCTAAAGATTTAGCTACTCATGCTAACAACTAACGCCATTAAcatagctctgataccatttcgGATCTGTTTGCGGAAAGTAGAAAAGGTAATTAGAAGAAAATCAAAGGAACTTACAGAAGTAAAGCTTTATTCCAAGATATATTGCATAATTTTTACAGAGAGGGAGAGTattcaagaaaattttgtattcGTAAAATTTCTGATGCTCTTAATGTGAAAATACAAAGTcttatatatacttgaaaaGATAAGGGAAATCTAAAAGATCTTCTTCTGATTGGCTGTTGATTTCCGTCCGTTGCTTTTGATAAAGCAAAGTATATTGTTTTCTTTCTAAAAGCACCTTCATCTTTATCTTTTGATAAAGTTATGTCTGCCACTTTGTCGGCCATAATTGTTGATAATGCTTTGATTGACCATCCTTTGCTGGTCCTGAAAGAGtccatttaataatttaatcaaaaataaattccGTCTCTTTGAGactcttccttttctttctaGATAATTCCAGCTCCATGAGCCTCTATCTGAAAAACTAGTTATTCTGGATTTTAATACCCTCAACTAGTGATTAATCATAAAAAGGATCTAAATAAGACTGTGCCAAAACTTTAGGTTTTAACATGTCTCCATTATCTCCACTTTGAGAGGACGAAGCTTCTTCAAGGAGCTTCATTATAGGTTGTTCAATATCTTCAGACTGTAAGTCTGACAAGGCCTTTTGTAGTTTTATCTTTAGTTCATTCTTAGATAAAGACTTCTGGGGAGATCCTCTAGAGAACGATTGGTTAACGATTGCAGCTTCTTTTTGAGCTGGATAGACTATCCTTTAATCAAGACTTCTCTTGACAGATACTTGATCCTGTAAAATTCTGCAACACAGAAAGTCCAACtgataatataagaaattcttttttgaataaaatatttacacaaTTATATGTTCTCTGAGAGAGAAGATATGTCTTGATCTAGCTGAAACTGACTGAATTTGTCAGCAAAGTTTTTTGGCAAAACTTGTATATTTCCGCCAAAACAGTTCCACCATTCGTAAAACCATCTCGGGATGACTCTCTTGGTCACTTCTGGACTAAATTTGACAAACCACGTGTGAGTAGTTGGCCTAAGGTAGAGGAAGTTGAACCAGGCTGATCTGTAGTCATGCCAATTGAATGTCTGAGGTCTGTGTTCTCTCGATAGATTAATAGGGATGTGCAAGTGATCTACCTGCCACTCAAAAGGagataaaattttcttgatagtCATTTTAGAGTAAGCGATACTATTAGGATCAGAGTTATCACTTAGTTTGTGTTCAACTTCAATTGAACCGGTATCCACAAGAATAAACTCAaagtattttcttgtttttagtGGACTATCTGTATCCACATAATTCTATTAGAAAATAGATGTTTGACAAGATGCTTTACCTCAAAATTCTCATATTCTTTGTCAAGGGCTAATATTGTAGAGACCTGCAAAGAGATGATTTCAAAGGTTTCTCTTACCTTTGGAGTTTTATCTGTAGTTGAAGCAGTAGTCGATGCAACCGCCTCTTTGAAGCTCTCTGGAACTTTCATGGTGTAAGAGTCTTTGGTTTGGAAGAGGAGTATCTGGGTACTCCTGATGGTTAGTGCGAACAGGGTTCGACAATCAGTTTAAAAGGTTTATTAGAGCTCGGAGGCAAAGGAGGAAAAGGAGTTATTGAAAAGGCTGGGTTTATAGGTGGTAAGTTTGCCAAAGctgagtattttttttgttcactCGATGATGGCCTGATTGCAAATGGTTTTACTGAAGGTTTTCCTTCAGGACTTTTCCCTTATTCTTAAAGGGGCTCCCTGTTATGGCTCTTGAAGAGGGCCTCATGATGATTTTCCCTGCAAGATTTCTCGCGTTAGAAAATCTGGTAAAGAATTTTTTTCACCTTTAATAAATTCGATTTGGAAATCAAAACAGGCTAATAAGGCCTGCCATCTGACAAAAATCTGTTTAGAAACAATATTCTTAACATCCTTTTGGAGGATTTCTTTAGCAGATCTACAATCTACTCAAAGCAAGAATTCTTTATTGATCAAGACATCTTGAAACTTAGTTATACAAAGAACAATAGCAAGGATTTCCTTTTTGATCGTGCTGTAATTTCTTTGAGCAGAATTCCAGATTCCAGAAGTATAACAGACTAATTGCTCTAAAGAATTGGGGTCTTTTCTTTGTTTAAGAATACCACCGTATCCACTATCAGAAGCATCAGTCTCAACATCATGAAATAGTCAGGGTTAGAAATACCAAGGCATGGAAGATCTTTAACCATATTCTTTAGAAGAATAACTGCATTGGTTTGTTCATCACTCCAGGGTGAAGGATTCTTCTTTAACCTATCAAAGAGAGGTTTGCAAATGTGCCTATCTTTGGGAATAAAATCAGCTACATAGTTGAGACTCCCTAAAAATCTTTGCAACTGATTTTTATCTAAAATGACATTGAGAAATATATCAGAAACTTAATTGATCTGCAAATAGATTTATAGGTACCTTGATAAAGATCATGtcctaaaaatctgatttttgtttgaaataatttaatcttGTTAGCACTAATGACTAAACCATTGtgtttaacaattttaaagaaaacatttaaatgtttgaaatgaGAATCAATGTCCTCGGAAAAGATTaatacatcatcaatataaacaatagAAATATGACTAATATGGTTGAAtatagaattcataatattttgaaattccgATGGGGCATTTTTGAGCCCAAAAGGCATGACATTCCAATCATATTGTCCAAACGGGACATTGAAAgctgttttatatttatcttgttcagcaatttgaatttgccaaaatcctgattttaaatcaaatttactaTAAACATTAGCTTTAAAAGTTGGTTTTAAAAGATCCCTTTTGTTAGGGATCGGATAATGAATCCACTTTAAAACCGAGTTTAAGGGTTTGTAATTAATAACAAGTCTAGGGAACCTCGTTCCTATTCAGCTGCATTGTTAACATAAAATGTTGAACAACTCCAATGTGATTTTGAGGGacgaataattttattattcaaaagagTATGAATTTCCTTTTTACAGGTTTCCATTAAATCGTGGTTCATCTGAATAGGACTAGCTTTTGTAGAGATGGCCTTTTcattaaatcatcaatatatGGTAAATCAATAATATGAGATTTTCAATCCCAAAATGCGTTTGGAAATTCTGAGCAAATTTCACTtacaaaattcttttgaagattGGTAATTTTAGAAACCATTCTCGGGGTTTTTaaaatttgctcaattttcttaattttaatatcctcttttaaaaaacaaatctgCTTGATTTTAAATGCAGTTTGTGTATGCATTACTTTCTTCAAGAGAAAGTGTCTTgataaaaggaaaggaaatttcttttcctaaaatttttgttttgattgattcaaaatctgaaatataaggTTTGATTTGGGTAATAGAAGGTATACCCAAAACAATTTCCTCATTAATGTTTTtagttataaaaaaatcattagcaAGGCAAATACCGTCATTGCATATATGAGCATTTGAtagtttataatttatacatatacgCTCACCTGTTGCGATGTATAACTTGGTAGTTCCCTTTTGGAGGTACTTGGTTGGGATTAGACCTTCAACAATGCAATTACGATCTGCACCACTATCTAACAAAGCAATTTTATTATgtacaaaattagaattaacTACTAACTTAATCATAATGTGAGAACTCTGTGGTCTCACCTTAGTGATCATACTAATACCTGCATCTTCAATACCTTTAGGTGATGAAGGGGCTGATTGATTGGAAGAGTTGTTTTCTTCAGCTTCGTTATCAGAATTAGCAATCTCTTTTCCTTTAAGAGATACTTCAGCGTCCTTAAGAAATTGTTTTGCTAAAgcatcaatttcaattttgttaagtCTTGAATTAACTCCTCTAACTTCTTCTTTGAGGGAGTTAACTTCTGCTCGAAGATCATTGATAGAAGGTTCTTTCTTCTTATCCgtatatttttgcatgatttgtTTCATGCTGAAAGGAATTACATTTCTTGTAACTTCCTTTTCTTTCTGTTTAGTGACAAGCTTTTTAAGTTGTAGAAGATAGCTTCTTCGGGCATCATCATCTTTGATATGTTCAATAGTTGCAAATAAGATTGCTGCAGAGTCTTCAGAGAGGACTCTGACAGATTGGCTATCACAATGACAAAATGCTCCTTAATAATTACATTCATGTCCACTATCTTGAGCTACATTGAGGAACTCCGCGTCttcagtttcttcttcttctgaagAGGAAGACGAATCTCATTCTTCTTCGTTTAATATAGATAGAAACTTTTCTTTGGTTTCTTCATCTACTTCAAGGAgattgattttcttctttattctcTCATGTTTCTAGGACAATCAAGAGACATGTGTCCGGACATTCCACAAGTCCAACATTTGTCTTCGTtagaatttttcttatttctgtttcctttagaatatcttttttcttttgaggATCTTCTCTTAGGTGTCCATTTTTCAGATCGTTCTTTCTTTGAAACCTTTTTGCAGAAGGGGGTTTTAGACTTGGGAAACCAAAGTCTTGACAGAAACTACCAAGTTcattactttaaaatttttgatctTTCTTAAGTTGTTCCTTTATCTTTAAATCAGTACATAGCTCCATTGCTATGAAATGAATTAAACTGGTAAGATCTCCATAAGTCATTTCTGAATATGGAATTTTACCTTCACATcgatcttttatttttgatcgAACCTTTTCTGTAAAATGGGCAGGTAATCCACTAAGGAATCTCTCTTTTCAATAATCATTGTTGTAGTCATCTCTTAGCATGAACTTTGTAATAAACATATCTTTATACCATCTGAAATCTGTTAACTTCTTGCAGTAAAGATTGTTTAATATTTCCAAACTTCTATCTTGAAATAATCGTGGTTCTCCCGCGAAATGTTTAACAATGCTGTAAAGTAGAGTTGTTGTTGCATCCTCAACTACCTCTAAAGAAGTAGTAGTTTGACCTCCTTCAGTCTTAACAACATTCTTGCTTGCAACAGCATCAAggatctcatttttattttgttttgtgagATAATTGTCCCACCAATTTCTTAGAGTATCTGTAAATCCTGCAACTATCCTATTAGTTGCTTGCTTATCGGTGGCACTCTTCCATTAATAGACTGTGATATTCATGCCCATATCTTGGAGTTTATTATAGATTTGACTATCTTCCATACCATTTATATTCCATTCTGTTATACCTGTACCATCTGCAACTCTCCGAAGATGCATATTGTTCTCTTCGAACTGGATATAAGGAAAAGAAGGTCTGGGATAAATGTTTTTGGAGTGAGGAAGTCTATCTTTAATAGCTCCGACCTTATCACATTGAGAGATCTTAATCCTTTTAAGTTTCTCACTAATTCTTTCTAGGGAAATCTTCTGGGGAAAATTTATGGATTTCGAAGATAGGATTAGTCTCTAAGTTGAAACCTGATTTGGAAGAACTGGGTTTGTTACAAATCTTGCTGGTACCACTGTAATTATACTTTGAGTcctcaatttgtttggaaacaaCATGAAGAACCTggttagtataattattttgttcaacgactttgtttatttcttcaatAGTCACAAAGTTGTTTTCTTTATGTTCTGAGGGTTTTTTGAAGCTGCTTTCAAAACGTCTTTTCTATAAGGGATGTTTATAACTTCAAGAGGAGGAGTAACACTTTCGACAACCTTGTGTTTGGTATGCCATATGTTAACTAAAACCTGAAGCGATGAATTGGATTCACCGATTTGGCCTGTGGATTCGAaccatttgaagaattcaatttcTGTTTTGAATCTCTTCATATCCTTAAACCATTTGTCTTTGAACAAGACTCTCTGATCCCTTGTGTATGTATCAACATACAAAGCTTTCTTTAAAGCATGCTTAGGGCTCATCCACCACTCATTAATCTTTTTTGTGTCAGGAGTAAATTTGTCGACTGACTTAATAACTCCTATAGAATCCTTTTTCTTATGAGAAGGAGCTTTAATTTCACTAGGAATAGACTTCCATCAAAATAAGAATCATAATAAACCTTGGGGATGGTTTGGGTGAAATCTACCCTGCAGAATTTACCTTGTTGTTCTGAAACGTCAATGGTTTCATACAAATCATCTCCTCTCTCTCGGATCCTTGAAGTAGAAGGTCTAGCCATAGAAATTCTTCTATTAGAAGAGTCATGGCCGAAAGAATTGGATCTAAGAAACTTAAGGTTAACAGATCCATCAGTAAATTGAAGAATACTTTCTAGGGAGGACCTAGAAGGCTGAACAGGAAGGGGTTCGGTGATAGATTCAAATTTCCAACTTTCATCGGAAAGAATATCATTCCACTTCAACATTCTGAGCACAAAAGTAGTGCTATGCTCATGGTTTGATTCCATAAGCATAGTAACACCTTTGGGACTAGAGTTAATTGCCTTTGGGGCAATAGTGGTTTTCATTAGCTTGTAATATACCCGATATATTACTTAGCTTATCCTTGGCGTTCTTTCATGCCTAAAGACAACTGCTTGTTCTCATGAATAGCAACAATATTGTTAACTATGTTAATAGATCTATATCAAAGGAAGATATGCGTTTGCAAAATTGGTCCATTCCTAAAGAACAGATTAATAAGATTTATCAAATAggtaattttaatttgtttaaaagttttacTATAAAAACTTGCAAATCTACCTCTGTAATTAATAACTCTTTAGAGACTATTAAATTGTTGATTGCTGCTAACATAGACAGGCATagaaaagaatttaaatttcttcatattGGTCTTGTTCAGGTAGCTGTTAAACCCCTTTTCCGTAAAGGCTTAAATATTCCTATTTGTTTAATGTTAAGAGATGCTAGACTTGTCAATGTTGATGATTCGTTGTTAGGAATCTTAGAAGTAATCTTGCATAGGGGCCGGTTTACTTCAATTGTTATCCTAATTTCTCTGTAGAGATAGAAGACCCTAATATTATTGATACCTTGTCACTTAATCTCAAAACCAAGAATATGAATAGCAAATTAGGAACCAGAGATTTAGCTATAATATATCGGGTATATTACAAGCTAATGAAAACCACTATTGCCCCAAAGGCAATTAACTCTAGTCCCAAAGGCGTTACTATGCTTGTGGAATCTAACCAAGAGCATAGCACTACTTTTGTGCCCAGAATGTTAAAGTGGAATGATGTTCTTTCCGATgaaagtttgaaatttgaatcTATCACCGAACCCCTTCCTGGTCAGCCTTCTACGTCTTCCCTAGAAAGTATTCTTCAATTTACTGATGGATCTGTTAACCTTAAGTTTCTTAGATCCAATTCTTTCGGCCATGATTCTTCTAGTAGAAGAATTCTATGGCTAGACCTTCTACTTCAAGGACCCGAGAGGCAGGAGAATCTTGTCACTTGGGCGAGACCAATACTTAGAGACAAGGATCGTTTGGAAGAAGTTGCTCATCCAAGACTTGAGGGGAAGTACCCAAAGGAGGATTTTGTGGGGGTTCGCACAATTGCAGCGGCTTGTGTTGCTCCGGAAGCTAGCCAAAGGCCTACAATGGGAGAAGTGGTTCAATCGCTCAAAATGGTTCAGCGAGTAACAGAGTACCAGGATACTACTACTATAAATTCAGGTGCTCGACCTAACTTAAGATAGTCATCTACAACCTTTGAATCAGATGGTACCTCGTCTATGTTCTCTTTTGGTCCTTACTCTAGTTGATTGTCTTCGAGGGAGGAGAAGATTTATATGAAACCATTAAGGTTTCAGAAAAACAGGGTAAATTCCGCGGGGTAGATTTCACCCAGACAATACCCAAGGTTTATTATGATTCTTATTTTGCTGGAAGTCCTACTCCTAGTGAAATGAAAGCTTCTTTCTTATAAGAAAAAGGATTGTATAAGAGTTATTAAGTCAGTTGACAATTTACTCCTGACACAAAAAAGATTAATAAGTGGTGGATATGCCCTAACCATGCTTTAAATAATTCTTGGTATGTTGATGCATGCACAAGGGATCAGAGATTCTTGTTCAAAGACAAATGGTTTAAGCATATGAAGAGATTCAAAATAgaaattgaattcttcaaatggtTTGAATCTACTGGCCAAATCGGTGAATCCAATTCATCGCTTCAGGTTTTAGTTAACAGATGGCATACCAAAGACAAGGTTGTCAAATGTGTTTCCCCTCTTCTTAAAGGTATAAACATCCCTTATAGAAAAGATGTTTTGAAAGATGCACCTTTCAAAAAACCCTCAGAACATAAAGAAAACAACTTTGTGACTattgaagaaataaacaaagtctttgaacaaaataattatactaaccAGGTTCTTCATGttgtttccaaacaaattgaggACTAAAAGTATAATTACAGTGGTACCAGCCAGATTGGTAACAAACCCAGTTCTTCCAAATAAGATTTCAACTTAGAGACTAATCCTATTTtaaaaatccataaattttccCTAGAAGATTTCCCTAAACCAGCTAATGACTTCAACAACTCTCCAGAAATGCTAGAAAGAATTAGTGAGCAACTTAAAAGGATTAAGATCTGTCATGGTGATAATGTCGGAGCTATTAAAGATAGACTTCCTCACTCCAAAAACGTTTATCCCACTTCAACTGAACCTCTGTCCTCAAATACCAACCCAATACATATATAGAAGCTCTCATCCAACTACTAGAGAACGgccatacaaaaaaaattgaacagtTAGATCTCTACAGAGGATGAAAGAAACCAATAGATTCTCCAAAGCATTGGTAGATCCACAGTGCAGGGTCTGtctcatatttattttgttctgTGAGATAATTGTCCCACCAATTTTTTAGAGTACTTGTATATCCTGCAACTATCCTATTAGCTGCTTGCTTATCGGTGGCACTCTTCCATTTATAGGCTGTGATATTCATGCCCATCTCTTGGAGTTTATTATAGATTATACTATCAGCCATACCATCTATATTCTATTCTGTTATACTTGTACAATTTTCAACACTCTGAGGATGCATATTATGCTCATCGAACTGGATATCAGGAAAGAAGGTCTGGGATAAAAGTTTTTGGGGTTTTAGGTCCTCATTTGATAGCTGATGCAAGTTGTTTTTGCTTGTAGTGTTGTTTGTACTGGTACTTTTCGATCTAGCTGTTAGTTTGTTCAATTTCTTCAGATCCGAACGGTGTTTGTTTTCATTGGCGTCTAGTGATGTTGGACTTGTCAAAGCTACTGTTCTTCCCGTGTTGTGCTAGGTTATCAAAAAGGGGCCAGTCTTTGAAGCTGAAGAATTtaaccattttattttttttcttgtgcaTCACTAATGCTGAGTTGCCTGATGAGCCATTTGAGCAACAACCTGTTACTCCAGTCAATAAACATGTTGAAGCACCTAGCATACCTGATCTTCCCATGCCAGCGAATATACCTTGTTTTCATAGACAGCATAGGAAACATTCTCCTCTTGGTGCGCCATGGCATGGGCTAGCTCCATCTCAGCCTCATGATTACGGTCCTTTAGTAACTACTGCGCGCGCTCCTTCCAATTCCATCTTATCGAAGCCATCAATGAAGAAAAATGGATTGGTGCCTCCTAGTGCTGGCCTTGCACCCCCGCAATTCAGTCCTAGTACTCTACCCTCTGGTTTGGCTCAGCCACAATTTTCTCCTCACACTTCCACAGACTGTTGTGGACAAGATATGGTGCTCAAACGAAGAAGCCTGGACTGCGAGTGGGTTTACCCGTTAAAGATCGACCTTCTTCTCTTGAATGTCTCATCAAATCCTAATTGGAAACTTTTTCTAAATGAATTTCCTTCACAACTAGGTTTAAAGGTGTCTCAAGTTGAGCTGATTAACTTTTATATGGTGGATCTTTCaaagataaatatatacatGGATATCACACCATACAAGGGAGTTCGCTTATAATATGATGAAGTTTCAGCTGTAAACGCTTCATTATCAATGCATAAGATCCAACTAGACCCAACACTAGTGTGTTGATACCAAATGCTGAACATTACCTTGTTTAAGCCACCAGTTTCATTACAAGCTCCTCGTTCTGCTATGTCACCAGTTGAAGCAGCTCCGAATCTGCCTTCAGCTCCTGCAGTAACAGTATCTTCACACAAAGGGAGACATCCGAGTTTAATTCTTATTGTTGGGATTGTTGCTGGCATCTTAATAATCACTATCATATCAACACTCTTTATTTGTTTATGTGGATCTAATCATGAATAGAAGAAAGGCTCCCACAAAGAAGCTGAAAAACCAAAGCGTGTAGAGACTGTTCCTGCTCAAGGATCGTTTCCCCATCCAACTAGTACCCGGTTTCTTCCATATGAAGAACTGAAAGAAGCTACAAATAACTTTGCACCGGCTAGTATATTGGAGATGGCGGCTTTGGCTGAGTTTGCCCTTCAGTCATACAACATTCTTGCTCGCAGAATAGGGTTTCAAAGAAAGAACGATATGAAAAATAGACACCTAAGAAAAGATcctcaaaagaaaaaagatattcTAAAGGAATGAGAAGTAAGAAAACTTCTGACGAAGACAAATGTTGGACTTGTGGATAGTCCGGACACAAGTTAGGCAATGTTACATTCCTTGTCAAAATATGCTACCCAATAGGTGTCTACAAAGGAGGATAGGATTTGTATA comes from Solanum pennellii chromosome 1, SPENNV200 and encodes:
- the LOC107022388 gene encoding receptor-like serine/threonine-protein kinase ALE2, with protein sequence MNSKLGTRDLAIIYRVYYKLMKTTIAPKAINSSPKGVTMLVESNQEHSTTFVPRMLKWNDVLSDESLKFESITEPLPGQPSTSSLESILQFTDGSVNLKFLRSNSFGHDSSSRRILWLDLLLQGPERQENLVTWARPILRDKDRLEEVAHPRLEGKYPKEDFVGVRTIAAACVAPEASQRPTMGEVVQSLKMVQRVTEYQDTTTINSGARPNLR